A stretch of Streptomyces vietnamensis DNA encodes these proteins:
- a CDS encoding quaternary amine ABC transporter ATP-binding protein gives MSRLQADHLYKVFGRRPDEAVRRLAAGADRDELRADGTTAAVVDAGFTVDPGQIFVVMGLSGSGKSTLLRMLNGLLEPTAGRVLYDGHDLTALSPRELREVRSKKISMVFQHFALFPHRNVLENAAYGLEVQGVPRAERETRAAEALELCGLAGWEKSWPDELSGGMQQRVGLARALATDAELLLMDESFSALDPLIRRDMQDQLLVLQQRLKKTIVFITHDLNEAMRLGDKIAVMRDGRIVQLGTAEDILVRPADDYVASFIQDVDRSRVLTAAAVMTDAVPADCPEDCACRAVGPDMLVADLCAVAALAPHPVTVEDTDGSVLGVVPTERLLAVMGGVAATNAPLAEVQEVTARA, from the coding sequence GTGTCCAGGCTCCAGGCCGACCATCTGTACAAGGTGTTCGGCAGACGACCCGACGAAGCCGTCCGCAGGCTCGCCGCCGGCGCCGACCGCGACGAACTGCGGGCCGACGGGACGACCGCCGCCGTCGTCGACGCCGGCTTCACCGTCGACCCCGGTCAGATCTTCGTCGTGATGGGTCTGTCCGGCTCCGGGAAGTCCACCCTCCTGCGCATGCTCAACGGCCTGCTCGAACCGACCGCCGGCCGGGTCCTCTACGACGGCCACGACCTCACCGCGCTCTCCCCCCGCGAGCTGCGCGAGGTCCGCTCCAAGAAGATCAGCATGGTCTTCCAGCACTTCGCGCTCTTCCCGCACCGAAACGTCCTGGAGAACGCCGCCTACGGCCTCGAGGTCCAGGGCGTGCCCCGCGCCGAGCGCGAGACCCGCGCCGCCGAGGCCCTCGAACTGTGCGGCCTCGCCGGCTGGGAGAAGTCCTGGCCCGACGAGCTCTCCGGCGGCATGCAGCAGCGCGTCGGCCTGGCCCGCGCCCTCGCCACCGACGCCGAACTGCTCCTGATGGACGAGTCCTTCAGTGCGCTCGACCCGCTGATCCGCCGCGACATGCAGGACCAGCTCCTCGTGCTCCAGCAGCGCCTGAAGAAGACCATCGTCTTCATCACCCACGACCTCAACGAGGCCATGCGCCTCGGCGACAAGATCGCCGTCATGCGCGACGGCAGGATCGTCCAGCTCGGCACCGCCGAGGACATCCTCGTCCGCCCCGCCGACGACTACGTCGCCTCCTTCATCCAGGACGTCGACCGCTCCCGGGTGCTCACCGCCGCCGCCGTCATGACGGACGCCGTTCCGGCCGACTGCCCCGAGGACTGCGCCTGCCGGGCCGTCGGCCCCGACATGCTCGTCGCCGACCTGTGCGCCGTGGCCGCCCTGGCCCCGCACCCCGTGACCGTCGAGGACACCGACGGCTCCGTCCTCGGAGTCGTACCGACCGAACGCCTCCTCGCCGTCATGGGCGGTGTCGCCGCGACGAATGCCCCGCTCGCCGAGGTCCAGGAGGTGACCGCCCGTGCCTAG
- a CDS encoding amidohydrolase, with protein sequence MRTRLLLLSARLLDPGTGAFLSETALAVSDDGRISALGDDREIRTLAGPATTVVDLKGAVVTPGLVDGHLHPVSGAELTHGLDLSYCADLDDVREALAREVRTLDRGQWLFGWGLDPNVFGDRPVGTAPFDAVLDGVPAFLLLFDAHSALASRRALELAGVDGPRTFDQASAEVVCDADGRPTGLLQEDAACELVERVAPRPTREESRERLAAALRSMAAAGLTGGHAMDANGDSLALYGELDGAGELPLRLRVAPWCQPGTDEAGVRELIDLQGTGGELWQVAGVKLFMDGTIDNGTAWLERPDCHGESTHAFWPDPEAYTRIIGELHRAGVATATHAIGDAAVRHVLDSVEKARTDGNAEVRHRVEHIETVPDDTLRRFAELGVLASMQPTHCCDFTRADHTDNWSRRLGEERAARAWRCRDLSDSGAAVVLGSDWPIAPFPPLGVMAGARHRRPTRDLGQAPHGPEQALTPLEALRGMTTVPAYAAGEERVAGRLAVGHRGDLTVLAADPLTTPSTELPEVPVRLTTVAGRVTFRATDL encoded by the coding sequence GTGCGCACCCGACTCCTCCTGCTCTCCGCCCGTCTGCTCGACCCCGGCACGGGGGCGTTCCTGTCGGAGACCGCGCTCGCCGTCTCCGACGACGGCCGGATCTCCGCCCTGGGCGACGACCGCGAGATCCGGACGCTGGCCGGTCCGGCGACCACCGTCGTCGACCTCAAGGGGGCCGTCGTCACCCCCGGCCTCGTCGACGGCCACCTGCACCCGGTGTCCGGCGCCGAACTCACGCACGGACTCGACCTGTCGTACTGCGCCGACCTCGACGACGTACGGGAGGCCCTGGCACGCGAGGTGCGGACCCTCGACCGCGGCCAGTGGCTGTTCGGCTGGGGTCTGGACCCGAACGTCTTCGGCGACCGGCCCGTCGGCACCGCGCCGTTCGACGCCGTGCTCGACGGCGTGCCGGCCTTCCTGCTGCTCTTCGACGCCCACTCGGCGCTGGCCAGCCGCCGGGCCCTCGAGCTCGCCGGGGTCGACGGCCCCCGCACCTTCGACCAGGCCTCGGCCGAGGTCGTCTGCGACGCCGACGGGCGCCCGACAGGGCTGCTCCAGGAGGACGCCGCCTGCGAGCTGGTCGAGCGGGTCGCGCCCAGGCCGACGCGCGAGGAGAGCCGGGAGCGGCTCGCGGCGGCGCTGCGGTCGATGGCGGCGGCGGGCCTCACCGGCGGGCACGCCATGGACGCCAACGGCGACAGCCTCGCCCTGTACGGGGAGCTCGACGGGGCCGGTGAGCTGCCGCTGCGGCTCCGGGTCGCGCCCTGGTGCCAGCCGGGGACCGACGAGGCCGGGGTACGGGAACTGATCGACCTCCAGGGCACGGGCGGCGAGCTGTGGCAGGTCGCGGGCGTGAAGCTGTTCATGGACGGGACGATCGACAACGGCACGGCGTGGCTGGAACGCCCGGACTGTCACGGCGAGTCCACGCACGCGTTCTGGCCGGACCCCGAGGCGTACACCCGGATCATCGGGGAGCTGCACCGGGCGGGCGTGGCCACCGCGACGCACGCGATCGGCGACGCGGCGGTACGGCACGTGCTCGACTCCGTCGAGAAGGCACGGACCGACGGGAACGCCGAGGTGCGGCACCGGGTCGAGCACATCGAGACGGTGCCGGACGACACGCTGCGCCGTTTCGCGGAGCTGGGCGTCCTGGCGTCCATGCAGCCCACGCACTGCTGCGACTTCACGCGCGCCGACCACACGGACAACTGGTCGCGGCGGCTCGGCGAGGAGCGCGCCGCGCGCGCGTGGCGCTGCCGGGACCTGTCGGACTCGGGTGCCGCCGTGGTCCTCGGCTCCGACTGGCCGATCGCGCCGTTCCCGCCGCTCGGCGTGATGGCCGGGGCCCGGCACCGGCGCCCGACCCGTGACCTCGGCCAGGCGCCGCACGGCCCGGAGCAGGCACTCACGCCGCTGGAGGCGCTGCGGGGCATGACGACGGTGCCGGCGTACGCGGCGGGCGAGGAGCGTGTGGCGGGTCGCCTGGCCGTCGGCCACCGCGGCGATCTGACGGTGCTGGCGGCGGATCCGCTGACGACGCCGTCGACGGAGCTCCCGGAGGTTCCGGTGCGCCTGACGACGGTGGCGGGCCGGGTGACGTTCCGCGCGACGGACCTCTGA
- a CDS encoding siderophore-interacting protein, whose translation MAEQPTRKAPKATEARVVHTERITPHMVRVVLGGPGLDGFAADTYTDHYVKLLFAPEGVAYPEPFDVERIRAEFPRDQWPTTRTYTVRAWDPVHRELTIDFVVHGDEGLAGPWAARAQAGETVRFLGPGGGYAPDPAADWHLLAGDESALPAIAVALEQLPEGAKAHAFIEIADTAEEQKLATATGIEVTWLHRGDRPVGEALVEAVTALDFPAGDVHAFVHGEAGFVKELRRHLRLDRGVARERLSISGYWRLGKSDEGWRAMKREWNDQVEREQEN comes from the coding sequence GTGGCAGAGCAGCCGACCCGCAAGGCACCGAAGGCCACCGAAGCGCGTGTGGTGCACACCGAGCGGATCACTCCGCACATGGTGCGGGTCGTGCTGGGCGGCCCCGGGCTCGACGGCTTCGCGGCGGACACGTACACCGACCACTACGTGAAGCTCCTCTTCGCCCCGGAGGGCGTCGCCTACCCGGAGCCGTTCGACGTGGAGCGGATCCGGGCGGAGTTCCCCCGGGACCAGTGGCCGACGACGCGGACGTACACGGTGCGGGCCTGGGACCCGGTCCACCGCGAGCTGACCATCGACTTCGTGGTCCACGGCGACGAGGGCCTGGCGGGCCCGTGGGCGGCGCGCGCCCAGGCGGGCGAGACGGTGCGCTTCCTCGGCCCCGGCGGCGGCTACGCGCCGGACCCGGCGGCGGACTGGCACCTGCTCGCGGGCGACGAGAGCGCCCTTCCGGCGATCGCGGTGGCCCTGGAGCAGCTGCCCGAGGGGGCGAAGGCGCACGCCTTCATCGAGATCGCGGACACGGCCGAGGAGCAGAAGCTGGCGACGGCGACGGGCATCGAGGTCACCTGGCTGCACCGGGGCGACCGCCCGGTGGGCGAGGCGCTGGTCGAGGCGGTCACGGCCCTGGACTTCCCGGCGGGCGACGTGCACGCCTTCGTCCACGGCGAGGCGGGCTTCGTGAAGGAGCTGCGCCGGCACCTGCGGCTCGACCGGGGCGTGGCGCGCGAGCGCCTGTCGATCTCGGGCTACTGGCGCCTGGGCAAGTCGGACGAGGGCTGGCGCGCGATGAAGCGCGAGTGGAACGACCAGGTGGAGCGCGAGCAGGAGAACTGA
- a CDS encoding helix-turn-helix domain-containing protein: MDEKEAPRVGAAVKRRRRALQLTLAVVASRSGLSVPFLSQVENERARPSRRSLELVAEALETTVGDLLAAAEASRTVDVVRSGERSPGMPAGVRALVRGRHQLHALEFTGEQDAGREFQHRNDELLYVADGAAEVEAEGRAYRLDRGDTLYLSGGVRHRWRATEPGTRLLVVAVGDHVEAEEQ, encoded by the coding sequence ATGGACGAGAAGGAAGCACCCCGCGTGGGCGCGGCCGTCAAGAGGCGCCGCAGAGCGCTCCAGCTGACCCTGGCCGTCGTCGCCTCCCGCAGCGGCCTCTCCGTGCCCTTCCTCAGCCAGGTCGAGAACGAGCGCGCCCGGCCCAGCCGCCGCTCCCTCGAACTCGTCGCCGAGGCCCTGGAGACCACGGTCGGCGACCTCCTCGCCGCCGCCGAGGCCTCCCGCACCGTCGACGTCGTACGGTCAGGGGAGCGCTCCCCGGGCATGCCCGCCGGAGTACGGGCGCTGGTCCGCGGCCGCCACCAGCTGCACGCCCTGGAGTTCACCGGCGAGCAGGACGCGGGCCGCGAGTTCCAGCACCGGAACGACGAACTCCTCTACGTGGCCGACGGCGCCGCCGAGGTCGAGGCCGAGGGCCGCGCGTACCGCCTCGACCGCGGCGACACGCTCTACCTCTCCGGCGGCGTACGGCACCGCTGGCGCGCCACCGAGCCCGGCACCCGGCTCCTCGTCGTGGCGGTCGGCGACCACGTCGAGGCCGAGGAGCAGTGA
- a CDS encoding helical backbone metal receptor → MPRVVSLVPSLTEAVAVTAPGALVGATDWCSHPAGLDVVRIGGTKNPDVAAIAALRPDLVLANEEENRAPDLAALRAAGLDVLVTEIRTLDQGLRELERVLAACGAPRRPRWLVEAEAAWEAVTPVEPRTAVVPIWRRPWMVLGRDTFAGDLLARLGVRNVYADHPDRYPRIPPDELRAAAPDLVVLPDEPYRFTRDDGPEAFPGTAAALVDGRMLTWYGPSLAEAPRALARALRAAHR, encoded by the coding sequence ATGCCGAGGGTCGTGTCGCTCGTCCCCTCCCTCACCGAGGCCGTCGCCGTCACCGCGCCCGGCGCCCTCGTCGGCGCCACCGACTGGTGTTCCCACCCCGCCGGGCTCGACGTCGTCCGCATCGGCGGCACCAAGAACCCCGACGTCGCCGCGATCGCCGCGCTCCGGCCCGACCTCGTCCTCGCCAACGAGGAGGAGAACCGCGCCCCCGACCTCGCCGCCCTGCGCGCCGCCGGGCTCGACGTCCTCGTCACCGAGATCCGCACCCTCGACCAGGGACTGCGGGAGCTGGAGCGGGTCCTCGCCGCCTGCGGCGCGCCCCGGCGGCCCCGCTGGCTGGTGGAGGCCGAGGCCGCCTGGGAGGCCGTGACCCCGGTGGAGCCGCGCACCGCCGTCGTACCGATCTGGCGGCGGCCCTGGATGGTCCTCGGCCGCGACACCTTCGCCGGCGACCTGCTCGCCCGCCTCGGCGTCCGGAACGTCTACGCGGACCATCCCGACCGCTATCCGAGGATTCCTCCGGACGAACTCCGCGCGGCCGCGCCCGACCTCGTCGTCCTGCCCGACGAGCCCTACCGCTTCACGCGCGACGACGGCCCCGAGGCCTTCCCCGGGACCGCCGCCGCCCTCGTCGACGGGCGCATGCTCACCTGGTACGGACCGTCACTGGCCGAGGCCCCGCGGGCACTCGCCCGGGCCCTGCGAGCAGCGCACCGCTGA
- a CDS encoding TDT family transporter, which produces MASHAPSLPALRASAGAGATTPGARATRSVRHLGPNWYASVMGTAIVANAGAALPADVPGLRIACAAVWVLSLAMLLALVAARAAHWARHRDQARAHLMDPAMAPFYGCLSMALLAVGGGAMIVGRDWIGLPAAVALDTVLFTAGTVIGLVAAVAVPYLMVVHHRIEGASPVWLLPVVAPMVSAALGPLLVPHLPAGQARQTLLIGCYALFGVSLLATLVMLPLVFGRLVTGGPLPLALTPTLFLVLGPLGQSTTAANKFADTAAGVLPAPYAHGFAAFAVLYGVPVTGFALLWLALAGAMVLRARRRGMGFAMTFWAFTFPVGTCVTGAEGLALHTGLDVFRWLAIGLYVFLVAAWLVAGFHTARGLFSGALLAGPGRVPAGPRPVTVRTR; this is translated from the coding sequence ATGGCAAGCCACGCACCTTCTCTCCCCGCCCTCCGCGCAAGCGCGGGCGCAGGCGCCACCACCCCCGGCGCCCGGGCGACCCGTTCCGTCCGCCACCTCGGACCCAACTGGTACGCCTCCGTCATGGGCACGGCCATCGTCGCCAACGCGGGCGCCGCCCTGCCGGCGGACGTCCCCGGCCTCCGTATCGCCTGCGCCGCCGTCTGGGTCCTGTCGCTCGCGATGCTGCTCGCCCTGGTCGCGGCCCGGGCCGCGCACTGGGCCCGCCACCGGGACCAGGCCAGGGCCCATCTCATGGACCCGGCGATGGCGCCGTTCTACGGCTGTCTGTCGATGGCGCTGCTCGCGGTCGGCGGCGGCGCGATGATCGTGGGCCGGGACTGGATCGGGCTCCCGGCGGCCGTCGCCCTCGACACCGTCCTGTTCACCGCCGGCACGGTGATCGGCCTGGTGGCCGCGGTGGCCGTCCCGTACCTCATGGTCGTGCACCACCGGATCGAGGGCGCGTCACCGGTGTGGCTGCTCCCGGTCGTCGCCCCCATGGTCTCCGCCGCGCTCGGCCCGCTGCTCGTGCCCCATCTGCCCGCCGGGCAGGCCCGACAGACGCTCCTGATCGGCTGCTACGCGCTGTTCGGCGTCAGTCTGCTCGCCACCCTGGTCATGCTGCCGCTGGTCTTCGGACGGCTCGTCACCGGCGGCCCGCTGCCGCTCGCGCTGACCCCCACCCTCTTCCTGGTCCTCGGCCCGCTCGGCCAGTCGACGACCGCCGCGAACAAGTTCGCCGACACGGCCGCGGGCGTGCTGCCCGCCCCGTACGCCCACGGTTTCGCCGCCTTCGCCGTCCTCTACGGGGTCCCCGTGACGGGCTTCGCGCTGCTGTGGCTGGCGCTCGCCGGGGCGATGGTGCTGCGGGCGCGGCGGCGGGGCATGGGCTTCGCGATGACCTTCTGGGCGTTCACCTTCCCGGTCGGTACCTGTGTGACCGGCGCCGAGGGCCTGGCCCTGCACACCGGGCTGGACGTCTTCCGGTGGCTCGCGATCGGCCTGTACGTGTTCCTCGTGGCGGCCTGGCTGGTGGCCGGTTTCCACACCGCGCGGGGGCTGTTCAGCGGTGCGCTGCTCGCAGGGCCCGGGCGAGTGCCCGCGGGGCCTCGGCCAGTGACGGTCCGTACCAGGTGA
- a CDS encoding 5'-3' exonuclease gives MLLDTASLYFRAYFGVPDSVRAPDGTPVNAVRGLLDFITRLVQDHHPDDLVACWDEDWRPQWRVDLIPSYKAHRVAVETETGPDEEEIPDTLSPQVPVIEEVLAALGIARVGAAGYEADDVIGTLAGRAGGPVDIVTGDRDLFQLVDDARGVRVLYPRKGVGDCDLVDAELIRTKYGVRPDQYADFAALRGDTSDGLPGVKGIGEKTAAQLITEYGDLAGVRAAAEDPASKLTPAKRRGIVEAAAYLDVAPTVVRVAADVPLPEFDPALPTAPRDPAALEALVKRWNLGGAVGRLLPVLER, from the coding sequence ATGCTCCTCGACACCGCCAGCCTCTACTTCCGCGCATACTTCGGCGTGCCGGACTCCGTCCGGGCGCCGGACGGCACCCCGGTGAACGCCGTGCGCGGGCTGCTCGACTTCATCACCCGGCTCGTCCAGGACCACCACCCCGACGATCTGGTGGCCTGCTGGGACGAGGACTGGCGGCCGCAGTGGCGGGTGGACCTGATCCCCTCGTACAAGGCGCACCGGGTGGCCGTGGAGACGGAGACGGGCCCGGACGAGGAGGAGATCCCGGACACGCTGTCGCCGCAGGTGCCGGTGATCGAGGAGGTCCTGGCGGCGCTCGGCATCGCGCGGGTCGGGGCGGCGGGGTACGAGGCGGACGACGTGATCGGGACGCTGGCGGGCCGCGCCGGAGGGCCCGTGGACATCGTCACCGGCGACCGCGACCTGTTCCAGCTCGTCGACGACGCCCGGGGCGTCCGCGTCCTCTACCCGCGCAAGGGCGTCGGCGACTGCGACCTGGTGGACGCGGAGCTGATCCGTACGAAGTACGGGGTGCGGCCCGACCAGTACGCGGACTTCGCGGCGCTGCGCGGGGACACGAGCGACGGACTGCCCGGCGTGAAGGGCATCGGCGAGAAGACGGCGGCGCAGCTGATCACGGAGTACGGGGACCTGGCGGGCGTCCGGGCGGCGGCGGAGGACCCGGCGTCGAAACTGACGCCGGCGAAGCGGCGCGGGATCGTGGAGGCGGCGGCGTACCTGGACGTGGCACCGACGGTGGTGCGGGTCGCCGCCGACGTGCCGCTCCCGGAGTTCGACCCGGCCCTGCCGACCGCCCCCCGCGACCCGGCCGCCCTGGAGGCGCTGGTGAAGCGCTGGAACCTGGGCGGCGCGGTGGGACGCCTGCTGCCGGTCCTGGAGCGCTGA
- a CDS encoding ABC transporter permease/substrate binding protein, with amino-acid sequence MPRLPLGQWVDSSVDWLQAQFSWLFDAVSTGVTGLYDGIDAVLSAPQPLLFAGVLAVVAWWLRGLAAGVLAFAGFALVDSVQLWDEAMATLSLVLVATLVTLVIAVPLGIWAARSKTVSTVLRPVLDFMQTMPAMVYLIPGIIFFGVGVVPGIIATIVFALPPGVRMTELGIRQVDGELVEAAEAFGTTPRNTLLRVQLPLALPTIMAGVNQVIMLGLSMVVIAGMVGGGGLGGAVYRAIGNVDIGLGFEAGVSIVVLAMYLDRMTGALGRQVSPLGRRAAAKARAALGAKRAGAKLWAHRPQPVTALVGVVVLALAAGGMGFLGGTGATSAAASGPNGGHGKKVSIGYIPWDEGIASTYLWKELLERRGYEVETKQLEAGALYTGLAGGQVDFQTDAWLPVTHAQYWKKYRNKLEDLGSWYGPTSLELSVPSYVKGVDSLADLKGKAGQFKGRIVGIEPSAGMMGILKDKVLKDYGLEGEYKVVDGSTPGMLAELKRAYDRKEPVVVTLWSPHWAYSAHDLKKLKDPKGSWGKGDGVHTLARKGFAAENPEVGAWLKNFSLTEKQLTDLEAVIQETGKGKEQQAVRTWLDRNPGLAEKLAPQ; translated from the coding sequence GTGCCTAGGCTTCCCCTCGGCCAGTGGGTCGACAGCTCCGTCGACTGGCTCCAGGCCCAGTTCTCCTGGCTCTTCGACGCCGTCAGCACCGGCGTCACCGGCCTCTACGACGGCATCGACGCCGTCCTGTCCGCACCTCAGCCGCTGCTCTTCGCCGGCGTCCTCGCCGTCGTCGCCTGGTGGCTGCGCGGCCTCGCCGCCGGTGTCCTCGCCTTCGCGGGCTTCGCGCTCGTCGACTCGGTCCAGCTGTGGGACGAGGCCATGGCGACGCTCTCCCTCGTCCTCGTCGCCACCCTCGTCACCCTGGTGATCGCCGTCCCGCTCGGCATCTGGGCGGCCCGCTCGAAGACCGTCAGCACCGTCCTGCGGCCCGTCCTCGACTTCATGCAGACCATGCCGGCGATGGTCTACCTCATCCCCGGCATCATCTTCTTCGGCGTCGGCGTCGTCCCCGGCATCATCGCCACCATCGTCTTCGCGCTGCCCCCGGGCGTGCGCATGACCGAACTCGGCATCCGCCAGGTCGACGGCGAACTCGTCGAGGCCGCCGAGGCGTTCGGCACCACCCCGCGCAACACGCTGCTGCGCGTGCAGCTCCCGCTCGCCCTGCCGACGATCATGGCCGGTGTCAACCAGGTCATCATGCTCGGCCTCTCCATGGTCGTCATCGCCGGCATGGTCGGCGGCGGCGGACTCGGCGGCGCTGTCTACCGCGCCATCGGCAACGTCGACATCGGCCTCGGCTTCGAGGCCGGCGTCTCCATCGTCGTCCTCGCCATGTACCTGGACCGGATGACCGGCGCCCTCGGCCGCCAGGTCTCCCCGCTGGGCCGCCGCGCCGCCGCCAAGGCCCGCGCCGCGCTCGGCGCCAAGCGGGCCGGGGCGAAGCTCTGGGCCCACCGGCCGCAGCCCGTCACCGCCCTCGTCGGCGTCGTCGTCCTCGCCCTCGCCGCCGGAGGCATGGGCTTCCTCGGCGGCACCGGCGCGACCTCCGCCGCCGCCTCCGGCCCGAACGGCGGCCACGGCAAGAAGGTCAGCATCGGCTACATCCCCTGGGACGAGGGCATCGCCTCCACGTACCTGTGGAAGGAGCTCCTGGAGCGCCGCGGCTACGAGGTCGAGACCAAGCAGCTGGAGGCCGGCGCCCTCTACACCGGCCTCGCGGGCGGACAGGTCGACTTCCAGACCGACGCCTGGCTCCCCGTCACCCACGCCCAGTACTGGAAGAAGTACCGGAACAAGCTGGAGGACCTCGGCTCCTGGTACGGCCCCACCTCCCTGGAGCTCTCCGTCCCCTCGTACGTGAAGGGCGTCGACTCCCTCGCCGACCTCAAGGGGAAGGCCGGACAGTTCAAGGGCCGGATCGTCGGCATCGAGCCCAGCGCCGGAATGATGGGCATCCTCAAGGACAAGGTCCTCAAGGACTACGGCCTGGAGGGCGAGTACAAGGTCGTCGACGGCTCCACGCCCGGCATGCTCGCCGAGCTGAAGCGCGCGTACGACCGCAAGGAACCCGTCGTCGTCACCCTCTGGTCCCCGCACTGGGCCTACTCCGCCCACGACCTGAAGAAGCTCAAGGACCCCAAGGGCTCCTGGGGCAAGGGCGACGGCGTCCACACCCTCGCCCGCAAGGGCTTCGCCGCCGAGAACCCCGAGGTCGGCGCCTGGCTGAAGAACTTCTCGCTGACCGAGAAGCAGCTCACGGACCTCGAGGCCGTCATCCAGGAGACAGGCAAGGGCAAGGAGCAGCAGGCCGTCCGCACCTGGCTGGACCGGAACCCCGGCCTCGCGGAGAAGCTCGCCCCGCAGTAA
- a CDS encoding MerR family transcriptional regulator — translation MRIGELSRRTGVSVPTIKFYVREGLLPAGELTSPNQASYGEAHVQRLRLIRALLDVGGLSVAAIRGVVVAVDDPEQPVHEVLGAATKPLVPRYDRDLGDGVEEARKTVAGLIAARGWHTDPSGPAAEALAAALVTLGELGHSRFVEVLDTYADAAEKVARADLEYVAQYVAREELVESAVVGTVLGDAIFSALRRLAHMDASNQVFGQALRGGGAG, via the coding sequence GTGCGCATCGGAGAGTTGAGTCGCAGGACCGGGGTGTCGGTGCCGACGATCAAGTTCTACGTACGGGAAGGGCTGCTGCCCGCCGGGGAGTTGACGAGCCCGAACCAGGCCTCGTACGGAGAGGCCCACGTGCAGCGGCTCCGTCTGATCCGGGCGCTCCTCGACGTGGGCGGCCTGTCGGTGGCGGCGATCCGGGGCGTGGTGGTCGCGGTCGACGATCCCGAGCAGCCGGTGCACGAGGTGCTCGGCGCGGCGACCAAGCCTCTGGTGCCGCGCTACGACCGCGACCTCGGCGACGGCGTCGAGGAGGCGCGGAAGACGGTCGCCGGGCTGATCGCGGCGCGAGGCTGGCACACCGACCCGTCCGGCCCGGCGGCGGAGGCCCTCGCGGCGGCCCTCGTGACGCTCGGCGAACTCGGGCACAGCCGGTTCGTCGAGGTCCTGGACACGTACGCGGACGCGGCGGAGAAGGTCGCGCGGGCCGATCTGGAGTACGTGGCGCAGTACGTGGCGCGGGAGGAGCTCGTCGAGAGCGCGGTCGTCGGCACGGTCCTCGGCGACGCGATCTTCTCCGCGCTGCGCCGCCTCGCCCACATGGACGCCTCGAACCAGGTCTTCGGCCAGGCGCTGCGGGGCGGGGGAGCGGGCTGA
- a CDS encoding LysR family transcriptional regulator has translation MSSEPGEPPNPLSHRVPDLGALELLLAVARHGSLGAAAREVGITQPAASSRIRSMERQLGVALLDRSPRGSRLTDAGALVTDWARRIVEAAEAFDAGAQALRGRRDSRLRVAASMTIAEYLLPGWLIALRAERPDTAVSLQAGNSAAVAERLFAGEADVGFVEGLAVPDGLDGVVVAHDRLALVAAPSHPWARRRRPLDPAELAATPLVLRERGSGTRQVLDAALSAHGGLAQPLLELASTTAVKAAAVSGAGPAVLSELAITEELASRRLVAIPVEGVLLRRDLRAVWPAGHRPTGPARDLLSLTRG, from the coding sequence ATGAGCAGTGAGCCGGGCGAGCCCCCGAACCCCCTCTCCCACCGGGTCCCCGACCTCGGCGCGCTCGAACTGCTCCTCGCCGTCGCCCGGCACGGCAGCCTTGGCGCGGCCGCCCGCGAGGTCGGCATCACCCAGCCCGCCGCCAGCAGCCGCATCCGCTCCATGGAACGCCAGCTCGGCGTCGCCCTCCTCGACCGCTCGCCGCGCGGCTCCCGGCTCACCGACGCGGGCGCCCTCGTCACCGACTGGGCGCGGCGGATCGTGGAGGCCGCGGAAGCCTTCGACGCGGGCGCGCAGGCCCTGCGCGGGCGACGGGACTCGCGGCTGCGGGTGGCCGCGTCCATGACGATCGCCGAGTACCTGCTGCCGGGCTGGCTCATCGCGCTGCGCGCCGAGCGGCCCGACACCGCCGTGTCGCTCCAGGCCGGGAACTCGGCGGCCGTCGCGGAACGCCTCTTCGCGGGCGAGGCCGACGTCGGCTTCGTCGAAGGGCTCGCCGTGCCGGACGGCCTCGACGGGGTCGTCGTCGCGCACGACCGGCTCGCGCTCGTCGCCGCGCCCTCGCATCCGTGGGCCCGGCGACGGCGCCCGCTCGACCCGGCGGAGCTGGCCGCGACCCCGCTGGTCCTGCGGGAACGCGGCTCGGGCACCCGGCAGGTCCTGGACGCGGCGCTCTCCGCGCACGGCGGCCTCGCGCAGCCGCTCCTCGAACTCGCCTCCACGACCGCGGTGAAGGCGGCGGCGGTGAGCGGGGCTGGGCCGGCCGTCCTCAGCGAGCTGGCGATCACGGAGGAACTGGCGTCGCGCCGCCTGGTCGCCATCCCGGTGGAGGGGGTCCTCCTCCGGCGCGACCTCCGCGCGGTCTGGCCGGCGGGGCACCGGCCTACGGGCCCGGCGCGTGACCTGCTGTCACTGACCCGAGGCTGA